Below is a genomic region from Treponema sp. OMZ 798.
TATTATCCGAATTGGATATAAGCAAAAATTTAAGACTTAGAGAGTTTTATTGTTATAAAAATAATCTATCTTCTTTATCTTTAGATAGACATGAAACACTTGAAATATTATCTTGTTACGGGAATCCGCTAAATTCTTTGGATATTACTAATCTTACTGAATTGCAAGAATGTTATTGTTCCAATACAAATATAAGTGAACTGGATGTATCAAAAAATAGTAAGTTGATAACATTGTCTTGCAATGAAAACAATATATCTCAAATAAATTGCTCCAATCTTAAAAACCTTGAGTATCTTTATTTATCCGAAAACCGGCTTACATCTTTGGATATAACGCAAAATTTAAATCTTACAGAGCTTGGCTGTAAAACGAATATGTTGACAGAATTGAATATAAGCAGCAATAGAAAATTAAAAGAATTATATTGCCAAGATAATAAACTAAAAGCCCTTAATACGTCTAATAATACAAAATTAAATACTTTATATTGTCATGAAAATGAAATCGGTAATCTGGATCTTACAAAAAATCCGGAGTTGGAGTTTTTGTCTGTAAACGATAACCGGTTGCAATTTTTGAATTTACGAAATAATTCAAAGTTGCAAAAGTTATGGTGTTATAATAACTTACTTATAGGTCTTAGTTTTCTAAACAATAAAAGTATAAAATACATATCCTGCTACAATAATCTGATAAAAGAAAAAGAGATGGAAAGACTGATATTCTCTTTGCCCTCCCGTTCAAGTGATGATATGGGAAAGCTATATGTTGTTGATCGGCGTGATAATAGTACAGATAATAATATCTGTACTATTATTCAGGTTAACAATGCAAAGAAAAAAAATTGGAATGTATTAAAATCCACCGGCGATGCGTTTGATGGCCATTAAGAATTTTATAAATCTTAGCCTTCAACCTTTATATGATAAATAGTCGCTTCTTCTTTCATTCCCTTAAAAGTTATGCGTTGGCGCTGGACCTTGTTTGTAACGGCTGCTATGGATTTTTGTATTTCTTTATCCTCAAAAAGCTTTTCCGAAATTACTACTTCATTCGGTAGAGCTGCATTTTGAATACGGGCGGCCATGTTGACGCTTGTGCCGAAGTAGTCCAAGCGGTTATTCAAGGTAACGACCAGAGCCGGGCCTGAGTGAATGCCTATTTTTACTTCAATTCTTTCAATTTCGGGATTGTTTTTATAGTGCTCGTGCAATTCTTTTTGTACCTCAATGCTTGCATCGACTGCATTTTTAGAGTTCATAAAAACACCCATAATCGCATCGCCTATTGTTTTTACAGGAACACCATTAAATCTTTTTATTACATCAAATAGAATTCTAAAGTGATCCCTGACAAGGGCAAAGGCCTTTGCATCTCCTAATTCCGAATACATAAAGGTCGAACCTTTTATGTCTGTAAACAGGATTGCCGTTTTCATTATTTGAAGGGATTGTTCGGCTATCAAAACATCCGAGCCCATGAGTTCTCTGTAAAGGTTATTTTGAATTAAATCGATTCCCTTTATGGAATTAGTCTTTTTCCATGTGAGGTAATTCCCGGTGTTTACGTCGTTTTCTATTTTTGCAAGATAGGTTTCCTTCAATGAAGGCTCCAAGGGTATTATATTCGGATGAATGGAGAAGAAAACCTCAATATTGTCGTCTAAGGTATTGTTAAAGGTCTTTTGACAAGCAGAGCAGTAGTTTTCCGAAACTGCTTCATGGATTGAAAGGGTTTCATGGGCAACTCCTCCGCAGGTCGGACAGTGATAGATCCAGTCGATTATAAAAAAACCGTCATATACGCCTTGGATAAAAATATTTAAGGCCAGTTCTTTGTTTAAACTTAATTCCTCTGCAAGACCGTACGCATCAATATGAAATAATTTTTCGTCTTGCAGTGCCGATAAGGATGCAGCAATTTTATCTGCAGCTTCTTGATTTTGTTTGTACTGTAAATTTAAATTCATAATTAACTCCGATAAAAACTTTTTGCAGCAAATATCAATTTGCGAAAAAAGTTTTTTCAAGTGTGTGCCGGAAAGCACACACATATAATAATGCGATGTTTTGTACCACAGGCACAAAACTCGAAGATAAACATTGAGGCTGAATTTCTGCCGAAATGTTTATCATAACTCCGATAGTTCAACATAAAGAGAATAAAACCGTTACATGTTTAGTATAAAAATAAAGGCTAATCTTTTATATTTAAAAGATCAGCCTTTTAATATCTTAAAATTTAAAAGCGTTCCGCTATAGCTTTTTCTATGCGCTTAACGGCTTTTTCGATTCCCAATATTTGGATTGAACCTACAAGGGGCGGGCTTATTCTGCTGCCGGTAACTGTCATTCTGACAGGCATCATAAAGTCTCCCATCTTAATACCCATAGCATCTGCTTCTGCTCTAAAGACTTCACCGCCTTCATGGTCGTCAAGACCTTTGATTTTAGGCATTACTTCTATGGCTTTTTGAAGTACTTTCTTGGTAGTCTCAGAATCGAGCTTTTTGGGGATTATTTCCTCAGCCGGAGGAACAGGCGGTTCTTCAAAAAGGAAGCGAACCATTTCGGTTATTTCGCTCAAAAGGTGAAGTCTTTCTTTTACCAAGGGCATTACCTTCATTAAGACTTCTTTTTGCTCTTGAGTCGGCTTTAGATAGGTTTGATTTTCAAAACGGCAGCCGGCATTTTTTAATTGCTCTTCGTCTGTTTTTCCGAAAAGGCCCGAATTTGCAATATAGGGCCATGTAAGCTCAAAAAGCTCCTCATCGGTTTTTTCCCTCATGTACTGGCCGTTAAACCATTCCAGTTTTTTATAATCGAATACGGCCGGGGCCTTGTTCAAGTGTTTTACGTCGAAAAGTCTTTCCAAGTCTGAAAGGCTGTACATATCCCTTCCGTCTTCGTAAGAACAGCCGAGCATAGCTACATAGTTGATAATTGCTTCTTTTAAGTAGCCCTTGTTTCTGAATTCGTTGCAGCTGGTGGCTCCGTGACGCTTTGAAAGTTTTTGCCCGTCATTTCCCATAACCATGGGGAGATGGCAGAACTGAGGCGGATCCCAGCCGAAGGCCTTGTACATAATCACGTGCATGGGGGTTGAAGGAAGCCATTCTTGGGCACGCATAACATGGGTTATGCCCATCAGGTGGTCATCCACTATGTTTGCTAAGTGATAGGTGGGAAACCCGTCGCTTTTCAAAAGGATTTGGTCGGGGTTTATGTCTTCATTTTTCCATTCAATGTCCCCTAAGAGGGCATCGGTAAATTTTGTGCTGCCTTCAAGCGGAACCTTTAGGCGGATAACGTAGGGAACCCCTTCTTCCATTTTAGCCTTAATTTCTTCATCGGTTAAATTGCGGCAAGCCCTATCGTAGCCCGGAGGCATCTTGTTCATGGTTTGGATTTTACGGATTCTGTCGAGCCTTTCCGAATCGCAAAAGCAATAGTAGGCAAAGCCCTTATCTACAAGTTCTTGGGCATATTTGCGGTAGATTTCAAATCTTTGCGACTGAATATATGGAGCGCAGGGGCCGCCCTTTGGGCCGCCTTCATCCCATTCAAGGCCGAGCCATTCAAGGGTATCATAAAGGTTCTGTTCATATTCCTCGCTGTATC
It encodes:
- a CDS encoding adenylate/guanylate cyclase domain-containing protein translates to MNLNLQYKQNQEAADKIAASLSALQDEKLFHIDAYGLAEELSLNKELALNIFIQGVYDGFFIIDWIYHCPTCGGVAHETLSIHEAVSENYCSACQKTFNNTLDDNIEVFFSIHPNIIPLEPSLKETYLAKIENDVNTGNYLTWKKTNSIKGIDLIQNNLYRELMGSDVLIAEQSLQIMKTAILFTDIKGSTFMYSELGDAKAFALVRDHFRILFDVIKRFNGVPVKTIGDAIMGVFMNSKNAVDASIEVQKELHEHYKNNPEIERIEVKIGIHSGPALVVTLNNRLDYFGTSVNMAARIQNAALPNEVVISEKLFEDKEIQKSIAAVTNKVQRQRITFKGMKEEATIYHIKVEG
- the gltX gene encoding glutamate--tRNA ligase, producing the protein MQVKVRYAPSPTGFQHIGGVRTALFNYLFARSKGGKFVLRIEDTDRTRYSEEYEQNLYDTLEWLGLEWDEGGPKGGPCAPYIQSQRFEIYRKYAQELVDKGFAYYCFCDSERLDRIRKIQTMNKMPPGYDRACRNLTDEEIKAKMEEGVPYVIRLKVPLEGSTKFTDALLGDIEWKNEDINPDQILLKSDGFPTYHLANIVDDHLMGITHVMRAQEWLPSTPMHVIMYKAFGWDPPQFCHLPMVMGNDGQKLSKRHGATSCNEFRNKGYLKEAIINYVAMLGCSYEDGRDMYSLSDLERLFDVKHLNKAPAVFDYKKLEWFNGQYMREKTDEELFELTWPYIANSGLFGKTDEEQLKNAGCRFENQTYLKPTQEQKEVLMKVMPLVKERLHLLSEITEMVRFLFEEPPVPPAEEIIPKKLDSETTKKVLQKAIEVMPKIKGLDDHEGGEVFRAEADAMGIKMGDFMMPVRMTVTGSRISPPLVGSIQILGIEKAVKRIEKAIAERF